One window from the genome of Nicotiana sylvestris chromosome 9, ASM39365v2, whole genome shotgun sequence encodes:
- the LOC138878037 gene encoding uncharacterized protein, whose amino-acid sequence MPLEISVIDMKEEDKMKNNEYHDLEWDYDPYTVYVGEHRILTLFSECYQTTTKWFQDLQKSTANNKHGCLLVGVCADRNPDLMHWDIDTRRYPNPEKTPYHLLQLCIGSQCFLYRLPHPHYEHIPKALIAFFANPRVIAVGMNMRAVIKRLEDDHGIKFANPVDLNVLAVKGMKRDDLDLGRYDLDRLAKAVLGKHWDVIRPDERVQWFSRWRSHWWNDTLDLKKVEYATVDPYLCFMIGSELLDMLDDKWYPREFKKFLLKNKKQKKRGKTTKKF is encoded by the coding sequence ATGCCTCTGGAAATCTCTGTGATTGACATGAAGGAGGAAGACAAAATGAAGAACAACGAGTACCATGACCTTGAGTGGGACTATGATCCTTACACTGTCTACGTCGGTGAGCACAGAATCCTCACTCTCTTCTCTGAGTGCTACCAGACCACCACCAAATGGTTTCAGGACCTCCAGAAGTCCACTGCTAACAACAAGCACGGTTGCCTTCTCGTCGGAGTTTGCGCCGACCGCAACCCGGATCTCATGCACTGGGACATCGACACTCGGCGTTATCCGAATCCCGAGAAAACTCCTTACCACCTCCTCCAGCTTTGCATCGGCTCCCAGtgcttcctttaccgcctcccGCACCCTCACTACGAGCATATCCCTAAGGCTCTTATAGCCTTCTTCGCTAACCCTAGGGTTATTGCTGTTGGAATGAACATGCGCGCTGTTATTAAGAGGCTTGAGGATGACCACGGCATCAAGTTTGCTAACCCTGTAGACCTCAATGTTTTAGCTGTGAAAGGTATGAAGAGAGATGATTTGGATCTAGGCCGTTATGACCTAGATCGTCTTGCTAAGGCCGTTCTCGGAAAACACTGGGACGTGATTAGGCCTGATGAACGGGTTCAATGGTTCTCCCGCTGGAGAAGTCACTGGTGGAATGATACGCTTGATCTGAAGAAGGTGGAATACGCTACTGTGGATCCCTATCTGTGTTTCATGATTGGTTCTGAACTTTTGGATATGTTGGATGATAAGTGGTACCCGAGGGAGTTTAAGAAGTTTCTGCTGAAGAATAAGAAACAGAAGAAGAGGGGTAAGACAACGAAGAAGTTCTGA